One segment of Anatilimnocola aggregata DNA contains the following:
- a CDS encoding sialidase family protein, with product MRLAICFLNFTLVCAGMLSTALAASPGVVSEELIYNEPPHPQCHASTIEETKQGLVAAWFGGTREGAADVGIWFARQTKEGWSTPVEVANGKAAEGKQLPCWNPVLFQMPTAGDQMGELLLFYKLGPSPSTWWGMLLRSNDGGLTWSKPERLPEGIMGPVKNKPILLKDGVLLCGSSTEHAGWQVQMEWTKDAGKTWEKTEPLCDGKTQHAIQPTLLRTSLGYQILCRTRTPGKILQATSGDAGRTWSKLEPIDLINPNSGIDGVTLRDGRQLLVYNHTQKGRSPLNVAVAVDGSTWQAAVVLESTPGEYSYPAVIQSSDGLVHITYTWKRQRVKHVTLDPAKLELKPIVDGVWPKG from the coding sequence ATGCGCTTGGCAATCTGCTTTTTGAATTTCACTCTGGTGTGCGCGGGAATGCTTTCGACCGCACTGGCTGCTTCGCCGGGCGTGGTAAGCGAAGAGCTGATTTACAACGAGCCGCCGCATCCGCAGTGCCATGCGTCGACCATTGAAGAGACGAAGCAGGGGCTCGTCGCTGCCTGGTTTGGTGGGACGCGTGAAGGAGCCGCCGACGTGGGCATCTGGTTCGCGCGGCAAACAAAAGAGGGCTGGAGCACGCCCGTGGAAGTGGCCAACGGCAAGGCGGCCGAGGGGAAGCAATTGCCTTGTTGGAACCCAGTGCTGTTTCAAATGCCAACTGCTGGCGATCAAATGGGCGAGCTGTTGTTGTTCTATAAGTTGGGGCCAAGCCCGAGCACATGGTGGGGCATGCTGCTGCGCAGTAACGACGGTGGCCTTACTTGGAGCAAGCCCGAGCGCTTGCCCGAGGGGATCATGGGACCGGTGAAGAACAAGCCGATCCTGCTCAAAGACGGAGTGTTGCTCTGCGGTAGCAGCACCGAGCATGCGGGCTGGCAGGTGCAGATGGAGTGGACCAAAGACGCCGGCAAGACGTGGGAAAAGACGGAGCCGCTCTGCGACGGCAAAACGCAGCACGCCATTCAACCCACCCTCTTGCGCACGTCACTCGGGTATCAGATACTCTGCCGCACGCGGACGCCGGGAAAAATTCTGCAAGCCACATCGGGCGATGCCGGACGAACCTGGTCGAAGCTCGAACCGATCGACTTGATTAATCCGAATTCTGGCATCGATGGCGTGACGCTCCGCGATGGTCGCCAGCTGCTCGTTTATAACCACACGCAAAAAGGTCGCAGCCCGCTGAACGTGGCCGTCGCTGTAGACGGCTCTACGTGGCAAGCGGCAGTGGTGCTCGAAAGTACGCCGGGTGAGTATTCTTATCCAGCTGTGATTCAATCGTCCGATGGTCTCGTACACATCACCTACACCTGGAAGCGCCAGCGCGTCAAACATGTGACGCTCGATCCCGCGAAGTTGGAACTAAAACCAATTGTCGATGGGGTTTGGCCGAAAGGGTGA
- a CDS encoding YgaP family membrane protein, whose product MAQSLASLLPKLPTTVDRVPANTADEYNERICLQTKQRVAEIARQGRAAIEGRLKELDEEWDVERMLEANAATAVLAFSTLGLLVDRRFFLMPVVVGGFLLQHAIQGWCPPLPVFRAYGVRTQPEIEEERYALKTLRGDFAHAGRSDQTGSRSANEALAAVRR is encoded by the coding sequence ATGGCTCAATCATTGGCCTCCCTGCTGCCTAAACTTCCCACCACTGTTGACCGCGTCCCAGCCAACACGGCCGATGAATACAACGAACGGATTTGTCTGCAGACAAAACAGCGCGTCGCGGAGATCGCCCGCCAAGGTCGCGCTGCCATCGAAGGGCGACTGAAAGAACTTGACGAAGAATGGGATGTCGAGCGGATGCTGGAAGCCAATGCGGCGACTGCGGTCCTTGCCTTTTCTACGCTCGGTTTGCTCGTGGACCGTCGGTTCTTCTTGATGCCCGTCGTGGTCGGTGGCTTTCTGTTGCAGCATGCAATTCAAGGCTGGTGCCCACCGCTGCCGGTGTTCCGCGCTTATGGCGTGCGCACTCAGCCCGAGATTGAAGAAGAGCGCTACGCGCTGAAAACTCTCCGCGGCGATTTTGCCCACGCGGGCCGCAGCGATCAAACTGGCAGTCGATCGGCCAACGAAGCTTTGGCGGCAGTCCGCCGCTAG